From Funiculus sociatus GB2-C1, a single genomic window includes:
- a CDS encoding DMT family transporter, with amino-acid sequence MQLHSSSGRWRLGLALSLVTVFLWGILPIALTVTLQALDVYTVTWFRFLVSFGLLAIYLAARKQLPSVEKLKTTPIGLLAIAILFLAANYILFLQGLQLTSPANTQVLIQMAPVLMGLGGLAFFKERYTLRQWIGLGVLTLGFALFFHEQLTNLITAQGKYLIGCGLIVLAAITWAIYALAQKQLLQKLPSSNIMLLIYGGCAILFTPFITAQPILTLNPLHLGMLLFCALNTVIAYGAFAESLEHWEASRVSAVLAITPIVTLISVSAVAVFLPSLIAPEKLTILGIFGAISVVSGSIAIALGKSR; translated from the coding sequence ATGCAACTTCATTCTAGTTCCGGTAGATGGCGCTTAGGACTAGCGTTATCACTTGTGACTGTATTCCTATGGGGAATTCTACCTATTGCTCTGACGGTGACGCTGCAAGCGTTGGATGTTTACACCGTCACTTGGTTTCGCTTTCTGGTATCTTTTGGATTGTTAGCGATTTATTTAGCGGCACGGAAACAATTACCATCAGTAGAAAAACTGAAAACAACGCCTATAGGATTATTAGCGATCGCTATCTTATTTTTAGCAGCTAATTACATCCTTTTTCTACAAGGTTTGCAGCTAACTTCCCCAGCTAATACCCAAGTTCTCATTCAAATGGCTCCCGTGCTTATGGGTTTGGGCGGCTTAGCTTTTTTTAAAGAACGCTATACTTTGCGTCAATGGATAGGTTTAGGCGTACTAACTCTAGGATTCGCGCTGTTCTTTCACGAGCAATTAACTAACTTAATTACAGCGCAGGGCAAATATTTAATCGGCTGTGGCTTAATTGTGCTGGCAGCTATAACTTGGGCTATTTATGCTTTAGCTCAAAAACAGCTTTTGCAAAAATTGCCTTCTTCTAACATTATGCTGCTAATCTATGGCGGCTGTGCAATTTTGTTCACTCCGTTTATCACAGCGCAACCGATTCTTACACTGAATCCCTTACATTTAGGAATGCTACTTTTTTGTGCTTTGAATACTGTTATTGCTTACGGTGCTTTTGCCGAATCTTTAGAACACTGGGAAGCATCGCGAGTAAGTGCCGTTTTAGCTATTACTCCTATTGTAACTTTGATATCTGTGTCCGCTGTGGCGGTTTTTTTACCTAGTTTAATCGCCCCGGAAAAACTCACAATATTGGGGATTTTTGGAGCAATTTCAGTAGTATCTGGCTCGATAGCGATCGCGCTAGGAAAATCGCGTTAA
- a CDS encoding serine/threonine protein kinase — protein sequence MSNSSHTLSRRPRYQTIRELGRNRAGGRITYLAKDNVTEQPVILKRFLFAQVGSEWSGFKAYEREIQVLRGLDHPGIPRYLDSFETPSGFCMVQEYKDALPLSAPRSFDPDDIQKIAVSVLEILIYLQNRIPSVIHRDIKPENILVDEQMNVYLVDFGLARIGSGEMAMSSVAAGTFGFMAPEQIYNRQLNEATDLYGLGATLICLLTGTKSTEIDTLFDEDGRLNFKLLLPKLSLRFVDWLSKMVEPKAKDRFPNATAALEALKPIYVCRLPEVKFNQLAVEFKTRQIGEKLTKTVSVNNSVPDTLLEGTWEVAPHESDPRYSNSHAWISFEPTVFKSNHADCQITVNTNKLMADKTYSRQVLLRTNSSPETYPITITVRTTLFETPKPPYISMVLLLGIALAMTGFWTGAIAWMVAVLFKFTSWPSVAIFEVGVIAVFVAWFLAGTLLAAVGIRTVIGIKIAAWLTTLTMLVVLLSSGFLPAAIASLGTLAGLVIGFVNGAVIKNYKERGFTEKIAVTSALLITGLGMSLGTGFSVGFFNFFLFSSLLGTSLSLVAMMYYPYQQREKLMAEYRHAARNRRLIKP from the coding sequence ATGAGCAACTCCTCACACACTTTAAGTCGCCGTCCCCGCTATCAGACCATTCGAGAACTTGGGCGCAATCGCGCCGGGGGTCGCATCACTTATCTGGCAAAGGATAACGTCACAGAGCAGCCAGTCATCCTGAAGCGATTTCTATTTGCCCAAGTTGGGTCTGAATGGTCGGGTTTTAAAGCTTATGAGCGCGAGATTCAAGTCTTGCGAGGACTCGATCATCCGGGAATTCCCCGTTATCTCGATTCTTTTGAAACCCCGTCTGGTTTCTGCATGGTGCAAGAGTATAAAGATGCCCTGCCTTTATCAGCTCCGCGCAGTTTTGACCCGGATGATATCCAGAAAATTGCTGTTTCTGTCCTAGAAATTCTTATTTATTTACAAAATCGGATTCCATCTGTAATTCACCGGGATATTAAACCTGAAAATATCCTTGTGGACGAGCAAATGAATGTTTATCTGGTGGATTTTGGCTTAGCTCGAATTGGCAGTGGGGAAATGGCAATGAGCAGCGTCGCCGCCGGGACATTTGGGTTCATGGCACCCGAACAGATATACAATCGCCAGCTAAACGAAGCGACAGATTTATATGGTTTAGGCGCAACACTCATTTGCTTGCTAACTGGGACAAAATCAACGGAAATTGACACCTTATTTGATGAAGATGGGCGGCTTAATTTCAAGCTGCTGCTTCCCAAGCTGAGTCTGCGCTTTGTTGACTGGCTCTCAAAAATGGTCGAACCCAAAGCAAAAGACCGTTTTCCCAATGCTACCGCTGCTTTGGAAGCTCTCAAGCCGATTTATGTTTGCCGCTTACCGGAAGTTAAATTTAACCAACTTGCTGTGGAATTTAAAACAAGACAAATAGGCGAAAAATTAACTAAAACCGTTAGTGTTAATAACTCTGTGCCAGATACATTGCTTGAAGGTACTTGGGAAGTAGCACCCCACGAAAGCGATCCGCGCTATTCCAATTCTCATGCTTGGATTTCTTTTGAACCAACTGTATTTAAGAGTAATCATGCTGATTGCCAAATTACCGTAAATACTAATAAGTTGATGGCAGATAAAACCTACAGCCGTCAGGTTTTATTACGCACCAATTCTTCACCGGAAACTTACCCTATCACAATTACAGTCCGCACAACGCTGTTTGAAACCCCAAAACCGCCTTATATTTCAATGGTTTTGCTATTAGGAATTGCTCTGGCAATGACTGGATTTTGGACAGGTGCGATCGCTTGGATGGTAGCAGTTCTATTCAAATTTACCTCTTGGCCATCAGTAGCAATTTTTGAAGTTGGGGTAATAGCAGTATTTGTGGCTTGGTTTTTAGCCGGAACTCTACTTGCTGCGGTTGGAATCAGAACTGTAATAGGCATCAAGATTGCAGCTTGGCTGACAACTTTGACAATGTTAGTTGTTTTGTTATCATCTGGGTTCTTACCAGCGGCTATCGCTTCTTTAGGAACCTTGGCAGGTCTAGTGATTGGATTTGTAAATGGGGCGGTCATTAAGAATTATAAGGAGAGAGGATTTACTGAAAAGATTGCCGTTACTAGCGCACTTTTGATAACAGGTTTAGGCATGAGTTTAGGCACGGGATTCAGTGTAGGCTTCTTCAATTTCTTTTTGTTTTCATCCCTACTGGGAACCAGTTTGTCCTTAGTTGCCATGATGTATTATCCATATCAACAGCGAGAAAAATTGATGGCTGAGTATCGCCATGCAGCACGAAATAGGCGTCTAATTAAACCCTAG
- the dusB gene encoding tRNA dihydrouridine synthase DusB encodes MISLSPSLQSRLSTPLKIGSFEVKSRVLQSPLSGVTDLVFRRLVRRYAPDSMMYTEMVNATGLHYVKELPKIMEVDPNERPISIQLFDCRPDFLAEAAVMAVKEGADTVDINMGCPVNKITKNGGGSSLLRQPEVAEAIVRAVVKAVNVPVTVKTRIGWTDKEINILDFAKRMEDAGAQMITVHGRTRSQGYTGPAKWEWIGKVKEILSIPVIANGDMFSVEAAVKCLEQTGADGVMCSRGTLGYPFLVGEIDYFLKTGLEKTAPTPIQRLECAKEHLQALYEYKGDRGIRQARKHMTWYAKGFAGAAELRGHLSVIENLQQGLETIDRAIEKLANSTWQEVEEEELALVEV; translated from the coding sequence ATGATTTCCCTATCTCCTAGCCTGCAATCCCGACTCTCCACTCCTCTCAAAATTGGCTCTTTTGAAGTAAAAAGCCGCGTCTTACAGTCGCCTCTCTCTGGAGTGACTGATCTGGTGTTTCGGCGTTTGGTGCGTCGTTATGCGCCAGACTCGATGATGTACACCGAGATGGTAAATGCCACAGGGCTGCATTATGTGAAAGAACTTCCTAAAATTATGGAAGTAGATCCTAACGAACGACCAATTAGTATTCAGTTGTTTGATTGTCGCCCAGATTTCTTGGCGGAAGCAGCTGTAATGGCTGTGAAAGAAGGGGCGGATACAGTTGATATTAATATGGGTTGTCCAGTTAATAAAATTACTAAAAATGGTGGCGGTTCTTCTTTGTTGCGACAGCCAGAAGTCGCTGAGGCAATTGTCCGGGCAGTCGTAAAGGCGGTGAATGTACCGGTGACGGTGAAAACGCGCATCGGTTGGACAGATAAGGAAATTAATATTCTGGACTTTGCCAAGCGCATGGAAGATGCGGGGGCGCAAATGATTACGGTACACGGTCGCACCCGTTCCCAAGGTTACACTGGCCCTGCCAAGTGGGAGTGGATTGGTAAAGTCAAGGAAATTTTGTCGATTCCAGTGATTGCTAATGGCGATATGTTTTCCGTGGAGGCGGCGGTGAAGTGTTTGGAACAGACCGGCGCGGATGGGGTGATGTGTTCGCGGGGAACTCTGGGTTATCCCTTTTTGGTGGGAGAAATTGACTATTTTTTGAAAACTGGCTTAGAAAAGACGGCACCAACGCCGATACAACGGCTGGAATGTGCCAAAGAACATCTGCAAGCTTTGTATGAATATAAAGGCGATCGCGGGATCAGACAAGCTAGGAAGCATATGACTTGGTATGCCAAGGGTTTTGCTGGTGCTGCTGAGTTGCGCGGACATCTTAGCGTGATAGAAAATCTTCAGCAGGGTTTGGAGACAATCGATCGGGCGATTGAAAAATTGGCTAATTCTACTTGGCAGGAGGTTGAAGAGGAGGAGTTAGCGTTGGTGGAGGTTTAA